A stretch of the Fusarium musae strain F31 chromosome 2, whole genome shotgun sequence genome encodes the following:
- a CDS encoding hypothetical protein (EggNog:ENOG41~MEROPS:MER0004231), with the protein MDWLAPSDDKRVVLGVIKLPAKTNDNPVSPLFVNPGDVISFDPRGVGVSTPRVECWGSSQKRKLWSLQDTPVADEHPGLIYDAYARASAYSGTCEQAMEETGLLPFLGSASIARDMLEILDKTGSEKLRYWGFSYGTILGGVFAGLYPERVERLVSDGNVDYHDWFNLDHGNFVSDTDMIFDGFDKACHKSGPLKCAFYADSPKAIEERRSNLLAHLKKSPVLVPAWTHDSGPELPLLVTYSHIQRLIQTSIYSPLKKFPQLARVFASLEQGDGIPYYEMVMEGKNKSLNGDMCELGETPATMPLETSMGLDAFPAIMCLDSKPVTETPQEIAEYFDRITHKSRWAGAVNSNFRVSCVGRKTRPKWKFTDDNVTPLQSAFNNSAKFPSSVVLKQNSYGPKHCSLAAPSACSLTYIREYFQKGTLPPAGAECDSDYDLFEMPGLEEDVTGLDELRSIALKLSKEVELPKAF; encoded by the exons ATGGACTGGCTTGCGCCCTCGGACGATAAGAGAGTTGTCCTTGGTGTTATCAAGCTACCGGCCAAGACAAATGACAACCCTGTTTCTCCGCTCTTTGTGAATCCTGGA GACGTTATCAGCTTCGATCCTCGTGGAG TCGGCGTCTCTACACCTCGAGTTGAATGCTGGGGCTCTTCTCAAAAGAGAAAGCTATGGAGTCTCCAAGACACACCCGTTGCCGACGAACACCCAGGTCTTATCTACGATGCCTATGCCCGAGCATCTGCCTACTCGGGAACTTGTGAGCAGGCTATGGAGGAAACTGGTCTTCTGCCGTTCCTCGGTAGTGCATCCATCGCTCGAGACATGCTAGagattcttgacaagacAGGTAGTGAGAAGCTACGATACTGGGGATTCAGTTATGGCACTATTCTTGGTGGCGTTTTTGCTGGACTATACCCTGAGCGTGTTGAGAGACTGGTCAGCGATG GAAACGTTGACTATCACGACTGGTTCAACTTGGATCACGGCAACTTTGTCTCTGACACAGATATGATCTTCGATGGATTCGACAAAGCGTGCCATAAATCCGGGCCCCTCAAATGTGCCTTCTATGCAGACTCGCCAAAAGCAATTGAGGAACGTCGAAGCAATCTCCTCGCCCATCTCAAAAAGTCGCCTGTTCTCGTTCCAGCCTGGACTCACGATTCTGGCCCTGAACTACCTCTCCTCGTCACCTATTCCCATATTCAACGCCTTATCCAAACATCCATTTATTCTCCGCTAAAGAAGTTCCCTCAACTTGCTCGTGTATTCGCTTCCTTAGAGCAGGGCGATGGAATCCCCTATTatgagatggtgatggagggtAAAAACAAGAGCCTCAATGGAGATATGTGCGAACTGGGGGAAACTCCTGCAACTATGCCCCTCGAGACCTCTATGGGGCTTGACGCTTTCCCTGCTATCATGTGTCTGGACTCAAAGCCTGTGACAGAAACACCACAGGAGATTGCAGAATATTTCGACAGAATCACACACAAGAGTCGTTGGGCGGGGGCAGTCAACTCCAATTTCCGAGTGTCCTGTGTTggaagaaagacaagaccaAAGTGGAAGTTTACAGATG ATAACGTGACGCCTTTGCAGAGTGCGTTTAACAACTCTGCCAAATTCCCCAGCTCAGTTGTCCTCAAGCAGAACTCCTACGGT CCAAAGCATTGTTCGCTGGCGGCGCCTTCAGCATGCTCCCTTACCTATATCCGAGAATACTTCCAGAAGGGCACATTGCCTCCTGCTGGTGCCGAGTGTGATTCCGATTATGACCTTTTCGAGATGCCTGGGTTGGAAGAAGATGTGACTGGTTTGGATGAGCTCAGGTCGATTGCGCTCAAGCTGTCAAAGGAGGTTGAGCTTCCCAAGGCCTTCTGA
- a CDS encoding hypothetical protein (EggNog:ENOG41), whose translation MPDQDVYRKVGRGGAGNFVSSKPDDAANADLEAQNLATDEAQPSVNGPSRAGRGGFGNYVNPEELPDAKEQDEMAQKTAAAVNASLKKNHVARGGLGGRGGAGNWKHAISFEEEERMREEERLRGEQLAKKVKEEVDQGLRMPEKAHHGYHVKHNEQ comes from the exons ATGCCTGATCAGGACGTATATCGCAAAGTCGGTCGAGGTGGTGCCGGCAATTTCGTATCAAGCAAACCTGATGATGCCGCCAAC GCCGATCTTGAAGCACAGAACCTAGCCACAGATGAGGCCCAGCCATCCGTCAACGGTCCATCACGAGCTGGCCGTGGTGGCTTCGGCAATTACGTCAATCCAGAGGAACTACCAGATGCCAAAGAGCAAGACGAGATGGCTCAGAAGACAGCGGCTGCTGTGAATGCAAGCCTCAAGAAGAATCACGTTGCGAGGGGAGGACTTGGTGGCAGAGGTGGAGCCGGAAACTGGAAGCATGCTATTTcgtttgaagaagaggagaggatgagagaagaagaaagattgAGAGGTGAGCAATTGGCCAAGaaggtgaaggaggaggttgatcAGGGTCTAAGAATGCCCGAAAAGGCCCATCACGGGTATCATGTTAAGCATAACGAACAATAA
- a CDS encoding hypothetical protein (EggNog:ENOG41), producing MTSRRIAAAGDDDTALTTIPSSPKEVQQPPRTFRDVVPRQAQFPIAVATSFAMASLGYSLLGELTNGELAALSRSQDTWAEVSLLAGWRVIELTLGWYGKLDSLDAAMLNLLAHGPHYYLLSTFYELNWTISASALAIDILSIAVPFFLLRPLSTIHTPSAAAAAGLPNRELLDLPLQTYTAALSTGIYTVVLVLSLRFILPRILVVNYSGVPTLEPAYNASYAAILPVTTLFGIAASTFIFAPFATTARAQEDDKLNEFDPVAASLRETVWWNVWGYTVKTKVVIRRTIVVALVTAVNTFLTSSKTLYRVDASGAAVYAGVWAFAAICSGIGLGFVGGD from the exons ATGACTTCGCGACGAATCGCCGCAGCTGGCGATGATGACACAGCCCTGACGACAATTCCATCCTCGCCAAAGGAGGTCCAACAACCTCCGCGCACCTTTCGCGACGTGGTCCCCCGCCAGGCGCAGTTCCCTATCGCTGTTGCGACAAGCTTCGCGATGGCTTCGCTTGGATACAGCTTGCTGGGCGAGCTTACCAATGGCGAGCTTGCTGCTCTGAGCCGAAGCCAGGATACTTGGGCAGAGGTTTCGCTTCTTGCCGGATGGAGAGT GATTGAATTGACATTGGGATGGTATGGCAAGCTTGACAGCCTGGATGCTGCGATGCTGAATCTTCTCGCCCATGGCCCTCAC TACTACCTCCTCTCAACCTTTTATGAACTCAACTGGACTATTTCGGCTTCGGCTCTTGCTATTGATATTCTCTCAATCGCTGTGCCTTTCTTCCTGCTTCGCCCGCTCTCTACTATCCATACACCttcggctgctgctgctgcaggtCTGCCCAACCGcgagcttctcgatcttcCTCTCCAGACGTACACGGCCGCTCTATCAACGGGCATCTACACCGTTGTCCTCGTCCTGTCGCTTCGATTCATTCTGCCTCGTATTCTGGTTGTCAACTACTCAGGAGTGCCAACATTGGAGCCCGCCTACAATGCTTCATATGCTGCCATTCTCCCCGTGACGACTCTTTTCGGCATCGCCGCCAGCACTTTCATCTTTGCGCCTTTCGCCACGACCGCACGTGCCCAAGAGGACGACAAGCTTAACGAGTTTGATCCCGTGGCTGCATCTCTCCGGGAGACCGTCTGGTGGAATGTGTGGGGTTACactgtcaagaccaaggttgtTATCCGTCGAACAATCGTCGTTGCCCTTGTCACCGCGGTAAACACGTTCCTCACCTCGTCCAAGACCCTGTATCGTGTCGATGCCTCTGGAGCTGCCGTGTATGCGGGCGTCTGGGCATTTGCTGCCATCTGCAGCGGTATTGGTCTGGGTTTCGTGGGCGGAGATTAA
- a CDS encoding hypothetical protein (EggNog:ENOG41) — translation MAQNAPENYVPLYATQDEWQDKELQQFAIDFYRISDNPEENQRWVDSFTEDASVQIGADKARGSKDLVEFRSRMWKHIKERKHTVHKVFPGRFSDSNECMILGDVSVTTTDGRLKEAAWSAHAVVRKVDGQWKFSQYRVWLQTDGHLL, via the exons ATGGCTCAGAACGCCCCAGAGAACTACGTGCCACTCTATGCTACCCAGGACGAATGGCAGGACAAAGAGCTTCAACAATTTGCGATTGACTTCTACCGCATCTCGGACAACCCTGAAGAGAATCAGCGTTGGGTAGACTCCTTCACGGAAGACGCAAGCGTGCAGATTGGCGCTGACAAGGCGCGCGGCTCAAAAG ATCTGGTCGAATTCCGAAGTCGGATGTGGAAGCACATCAAAGAGCGCAAACACACGGTTCACAAAGTCTTTCCTGGGCGTTTCTCAGACTCAAATGAGTGCATGATCCTGGGAGACGTCAGCGTTACCACGACAGATGGACGGCTCAAAGAGGCTGCTTGGTCGGCACATGCAGTCGTCAGGAAGGTTGATGGACAGTGGAAGTTTAGCCAATACCGCGTCTGGCTGCAGACTGATGGACATCTGCTGTGA
- the CWC22 gene encoding pre-mRNA-splicing factor cwc22 (EggNog:ENOG41~BUSCO:EOG09263WM5) codes for MASAEVDLPRRDRDRSDKRDGDSYRPARDQRSASPRQKREAPPVRTEEEKQAAAKAEYEKLLTMRSGGTYIPPARLRALQAQITDKTSKEYQRMAWEALKKSINGLINKVNTANIKFIVPELFGENLIRGRGLFCRSIMKAQAASLPFTPIYAAMAAIVNTKLPQVGELLIRRLVMQFRKGFKRNDKAVCLSSTTFLAHLINQQVQHEMLAGQILLLLLHKPTDDSVEIAVGFCREVGQYLEEMQPSIAMAVFDQFRNILHEADIDKRTQYMIEVLFQVRKDKFKDNPAVKEELDLVEEEDQITHRIELEGEIDVQDGLNIFKFDPEWEEHEEAYKKLKAEILGEGSDDEDDEDEYESSSEDEEDEKTKAMEIKDQSNADLVNLRRTIYLTIMSSADPEEAVHKLMKINLPAGQEPELPSMIVECCSQEKTYTKFFGMIGERFAKINRLWCDLFEQAFAKYYDTIHRYENNKLRNIAMLFGHMFASDALGWHCLSVIHLNEDETTSSSRIFIKILFQFIAEETGMPKLRARMTDETLRPNLEGLFPKDNPRNIRFSINYFTSIGMGALTEEMRTYLQNMPKPALPAPPAAGSDSDSVSSYSSYTGSSYSRSRSRSRTPRKAADRGRTLSRSPDRRSRGRSYSSSRSRSYSRSVSARGRARSDSRSASPPRRGRRYDSESRSRSPAPRNGKGRARSASYSSRSRSRTPPRQARGRKDSFASEGRSPLPPARDGRSRSYDSQSRSPSPVRKRERSYSGSPPRRGRPRGNAGPATHRRNSSSVSDGPRDAGKQYSRSPSYDSRSPPPRRARPDSVSPSPARNGRQASYSRSPSPPRRGAKKSLSPVPPKRRRYSDSVSRSPPPMKRGRRGS; via the coding sequence ATGGCTTCCGCCGAGGTCGATCTCCCGCGTCGGGACCGCGATCGCAGCGACAAGCGTGATGGCGATTCATATCGTCCTGCGAGAGACCAGCGATCAGCCTCTCCCAGGCAAAAACGAGAAGCTCCGCCTGTGCGAACCGAAGAGGAGAAACAAGCGGCTGCAAAGGCAGAGtacgagaagcttctcacaaTGCGATCCGGCGGTACATATATTCCACCCGCTCGACTGCGCGCGCTCCAGGCCCAGATCACGGATAAGACGAGCAAGGAGTATCAGCGCATGGCATGGGAGGCGCTCAAGAAGAGTATCAATGGTCTGATCAACAAGGTCAACACTGCGAACATCAAGTTCATCGTTCCCGAGCTTTTTGGAGAGAATCTTATCCGAGGCCGCGGTTTGTTTTGTCGGTCGATCATGAAGGCCCAGGCTGCCAGTTTACCGTTCACACCGATTTATGCCGCCATGGCTGCTatcgtcaacaccaagctaCCCCAGGTCGGCGAGCTCCTGATTCGCCGTTTGGTTATGCAGTTCCGAAAGGGATTCAAGCGAAACGACAAGGCTGTTTGCCTTTCCTCGACTACCTTCCTGGCACATCTTATCAACCAGCAGGTTCAACATGAAATGCTCGCTGGTCAGATTCTACTTCTCCTGCTTCATAAGCCGACCGACGATAGTGTTGAGATTGCGGTTGGTTTCTGTCGAGAGGTTGGGCAATACCTGGAGGAGATGCAGCCATCTATTGCCATGGCTGTATTTGACCAATTTCGAAACATTCTGCACGAAGCCGATATCGACAAACGAACACAGTACATGATCGAAGTGTTGTTCCAGGTGCGCAAGGACAAATTCAAGGATAACCCagctgtcaaggaggagttggacttggtggaagaggaggatcaaATCACACATCGAATCGAGCTGGAGGGTGAAATTGATGTGCAAGATGGACTCAACATTTTCAAATTCGACCCGGAGTGGGAGGAGCACGAAGAGGCgtacaagaagctgaaggctGAGATCCTAGGCGAAGGtagcgacgacgaggatgacgaggatgaataCGAGAGTTCCtccgaagacgaggaggacgagaagaCGAAAGCCATGGAGATCAAGGACCAGTCTAATGCCGATCTGGTCAATCTACGAAGGACTATCTACCTCACTATCATGTCTAGTGCTGATCCTGAGGAAGCTGTCCACAAGCTCATGAAGATCAACCTCCCTGCCGGCCAGGAACCTGAACTTCCCTCCATGATCGTGGAGTGCTGTTCACAAGAAAAGACGTACACCAAGTTCTTTGGCATGATTGGTGAGCGCTTCGCCAAGATCAACCGACTGTGGTGCGACCTGTTTGAGCAGGCTTTTGCCAAGTACTACGACACGATTCATCGATACGAGAACAACAAATTGCGCAATATTGCGATGCTGTTTGGTCACATGTTTGCTTCAGATGCCCTGGGCTGGCACTGTCTATCCGTCATTCACTTGAACGAGGACGAGACCACATCCAGTAGCCGTATCTTTATCAAGATCCTGTTTCAGTTCATCGCAGAGGAAACCGGCATGCCCAAGCTGAGGGCACGTATGACAGACGAAACCCTGCGCCCCAACCTGGAAGGCCTCTTCCCCAAGGACAACCCCCGCAACATCAGATTCTCCATCAACTACTTTACAAGTATTGGTATGGGTGCTCTCACAGAAGAGATGCGAACCTACCTACAGAACATGCCCAAACCTGCTTTACCTGCACCCCCTGCGGCTGGTTCAGACTCTGATTCAGTTTCAAGCTACTCGTCGTACACGGGCTCTTCTTACTCGCGATCTCGATCTAGATCGCGAACACCACGTAAGGCCGCTGATCGAGGAAGAACTCTTTCTCGGTCTCCTGATCGAAGAAGCCGGGGACGTTCATACAGTTCGTCGCGATCAAGGTCTTACTCAAGATCTGTGTCTGCACGAGGAAGGGCGCGCAGCGACTCTCGCTCTGCCAGCCCTCCCCGACGAGGACGTCGTTACGACAGTGAGAGCCGCTCACGATCCCCTGCCCCACGAAACGGCAAGGGTCGGGCTCGCAGCGCCTCATACTCATCTCGAAGTCGTTCCCGCACGCCTCCACGTCAAGCACGTGGGCGCAAGGACTCCTTTGCTTCGGAAGGACGGTCGCCGCTCCCTCCAGCTCGAGATGGGCGAAGCCGCTCATATGATTCCCAGAGccgatctccttctcctgtGAGAAAACGGGAGAGGTCATACTCTGGCAGCCCACCTCGACGAGGCCGACCGCGCGGAAACGCCGGCCCAGCCACACATCGGCGCAACAGCTCTTCCGTCAGTGATGGACCGCGAGATGCTGGCAAGCAATATAGTCGCTCTCCTTCATACGATTCGCGATCCCCGCCTCCAAGAAGAGCCAGGCCAGACAGCGTATCGCCATCACCTGCGCGCAATGGTCGCCAAGCCTCTTACTCGCGGTCACCTAGCCCCCCGCGCCGTGGAGCAAAGAAATCTTTGAGCCCTGTGCCTCCAAAGAGGAGACGTTATAGCGATAGTGTTTCTCGATCACCGCCACCGATGAAGCGAGGGCGAAGGGGAAGTTGA